CCACTTGGGTTGTCTTCCTTCCTGTCAAGGATGCGaacttatcccagtttcaaaacTTCTCTTGCTTCTATATTCTGAGaaggttctcccccacttagattcgactaaatATTCACAACGTATTCAAATTAGAGAATTCCcaggcaacatactttatttctcatgatgacaatgaactttgtttcttatattaacaacaaacttttatttatggaaattTTATTACTCGTTTTAGCAACGAACTTCTattcatgaaaacttatttacttattttagcaatgaaaatTTGTTTATAGAAACTGTTATCAATATTCCGACTTTCATGATTTCaaactatattatgttataaacttgtgagtagtcaccaactatttttatagttaaaGCTCGTTTAACATGCTTTTTTActaatcatcgagtaagtggcacttagggacacatcacttttaggagcatttacatgtgttgtatttcaatttacgttgtaatttcttttaaaatttgttcaaacccattgtaaatttgtaatgatttttaatattatggttggtgttgtcttttaacttttctatgaaaccctttatactgccacgccttgtgtttccgctttagcggggtgtgaaaCATATATTGGAGAACCAATTACTTGAGCTCGTCTGATTACGTGCATTGCACTCTCACTTTTCCAGTTTAAGAAAttttaactttgacttttgataACAATtgtaccatttccttagtttgagtcctaacatacccgagagtgtgcccgaatccctcaaaccaaggctctgataccaacttgaagcAACTTAAGTTTtctaaacaaatttttcatttttaaacaaaattttcatttttaaaatattgcAAGTCGGGGGAAAGAACAATATATACCTTCTTGAAGTCGGCCGGTGGGAACAGGAAGAACAGAAGCAACATAGTTGTTTCGTGACAGAGATGAGGTGCGAATTGAGAGGTCGACAACATTAGTAGTTTGAGGTTGAGGAACTTGTTGTGGAAGTTAGTGTCAACCTCAGATTTCGGTGGTAGCAGAGGTCATTACAACTGTCAGTGATAAGAACTTAGTGGCACTTAGCGGCAGAACCTTTAAAATCAGAAACCTTTGACTATCATAGAGACGAAGAAGGTTTTGATGACGTATCACCCTAATTTAATTAGAGAGGGGTAAAGAAATTAATGTATGAAATTGAATAACTTATTTTATGAAAATCTTAATAATTGAAAGTCCTTTTTTATcagttttttaatttaataattacaaACAAGTACCATTATTTTCACAATTTACATAAATGACATACTAATAAAGGCTTTTGATTTAAATTTTTGGATGGTTTAGATCCATTCTCACATTGTTAACACTTTTGGTGCTCTtgatttaacacacacacacacacatatatatatatatatatatatatatatatatatatatatatatatatatatatatatatactaggtgtaaaacccgtgtattacacgggttgataaaaaacataaaatataaaaatataaataataagtactttttaaaataaaattttgaaataaagaatgaagaaacatattaattgcaatttattataatatttattacatttgatACTTTACATAGATAAGTATAAGATTatgtggctttttaattttaaaatttaaaaaaaaaccataaattgacatatgaatattatttattttaaaaatatcacaaaatgacaagtgtcaaaacttattAGAGATTGACATGCGGCAAAATTATCTTTATTTCTTATAGTAGATATAGACACACACTGGTGTGTTTTGTCAATTGGTAAACCTTTGgtacttattatattttaatttaatatttatttttacaaGTGATTTTTTTGGTTTTCCCAGAAAGCCGAAACGAATAAATCGTAACTTAATAAGCCAAAACCGATTGAATTGAACCTCATTTGACAATCAAAGACTTCTTCCAAGTTGATGCGGTCCAAGCTTTGGAGCTGATTCGGTCATACCTTTTCATTTGCTAGACAGGGACAAAATGTGACAAAACATTCATCTTTCCGATTTTTCCCTAGAATTGAATGCCTCCACAGGAAGAACATCCATCAACGACTGCTGCTGACAAGTTCATCTGTTGCTTCCAATTCCGATATGTTGCTCGATGGTGTCAGCTTCCTCCGACCATTCAACAGGAAACCATCAAGATTCCGAACAGGTGAGTTTTCATACCTTTTTTCTCCAATTTTTTTTGCTCGGATTTAGCTGAGATGTTGAATTTTTGCTGTGATGTTCAAGTTTTTGTTCTACTTTGATTATGCTAGATTTAGCGAAGTATTGATGATTTTTTTCTGATATTTTTTCGTTTGGTGCTGTTTGTTGTGCTCTTGTTGTTGTTGTGAATCTCGTATGGTACAAATTGTATGCTAAATGAGTAAAAATATAGCTGATTGGGTCATCTTCCTCATTTGCCCCTTTGAAGCTTTCTTCCTCTCGATCGTCTTGCTGCGTTGCTCTCCCACTTCCTTATTATGAAGACATTGTCTCTGTGTTCAAAAGCTGCATCCGACCATCCGCTTCAACCTCTGACCGCTGCTGTCACCTGCTTGTCGACCACCGCCTCCATCATTACCTAACACATCGACCACCACTACTGCTCCTTTCCTCTATTCTTGATCTCCACCTGATGTAACTTcaaatcagttttttttttctttctgattaaggctatgtttggcgcgccacagttagctgataagctagcttattttgcgagcttttttatgttgtcgtgtttggtaagccaaaaagtagcttataagctagcttttcaaaaagctacttggactagctttttaggagcttgtttaaaattttccaaatacaccccttaattaattatagaaacacatactcttacatgtccttttatgtaattttatatatttcaactaGCTTTTCGTctagttttaccaaacattattttttatcagctagcttttcagctatcagctagttttttatttaacagctagtcttttagctatcagctagcttttcagctaataCGCCAAACATAGTCTAATTACAGATGACAAATTTTATGTTCTATTCCTTGATTGCAAGTTTATAGCTTTACTATTACAAGTTTAAATCTTAACTATTGGATGTTCTAAAGTAAGCGACTTATTAGTACACAAAATTATTGAATCCAATAATTCCCTAAAGCAATATGAGTGCTTTTGTTGGAGTAATTCCCAACTATTTGTATCCACATATAAAATCATTTGCATGCAATTAGATCTGGTTATAAATATTTTACACTGAAGTTTTTCACCAACTGGATCAACCTGAATGAGGCAATATGTTACTATAATGCATATTATTTGATACAAAAAGCATTGTGGGTTAAGTAGTTATTGGTATGCTCATTCAATAGAGTAAAGTGACATTTGAATATCCAGATGATACAAAAGGAAGTTATTAACAATAGAATTTGATGATAAATATTATGTTGAACCTACcttgaaggacttgaatattatAGTTGTGTATGTGTTGTTGCTGGTATTGATACTTTCTTTGGCAATAGGTCCTTGATtataagaagaaaaagaagcaggATAACTTTCAAAATAGGCCTTGATGTAGAATTGTTTCATCCCAATTGATGAAGATTAATATGCCACTGATAATGGAAAAGAAAATGGCGTAGAGAAAAAAAACAGAAAATGATGGAAGTTATTTATGTTAATTCATCTCAATTTTTTGGACTTTTGGTGTAGAattgtttcaaaattttcatgtttgTTATGGTAACGATCATGCCCCAGTATATCATTATCGAAGTGCAAGCCCTGatgcatttttttttatctataagCCATATTTCACTCTTCCTCTAAATTTTGACAAAAACATTAAAATGAGACATATAACTCGTATTTGAGTCATTATCATTATATACAAATAAATTTTTGTAATAAGCTCAATTGTTCAAATTTACAAGTATACCACTAGTTGTAATTAATGTTATAAAAAACGTAATGTTACAAGTTAAATGGAAAATCATAAAAGAATTATTATAAAAGTTATTGTTTGAGAGTAATATAATCATTTTGTACAGTCAGTCAGAtgtaaaatcaaacaacaagtttCAGTAAGAACTTAACTCAGTCAAAAGTTCTAATTGAGTCAGCTTTTAACCCaatccccaattttgaatttattatgttgtaattatcttttcctttattttttataacatttgtattataAATACTCAATGAGATATCATCCATATGTATGGTGAATTTATGAAACCCTACTCTCTCTTCAATTGACTAGACTTCTATTCAGACAACGAGGAACAATATTGACCAAAAATAACTAATTGGATATATCAGGTGATGTATAAACGAGAAGACTTATTTATCAAACTTAATAACGATCAATATTGACCAAAAGTAAGTAAATTGAATATAGATATGCACATGGCACATGTCTATATATTTTAGAGAGGCACACGATGCATGTCTATATATTCTACCAAATTTTAACATATGAACATATCCTTTGAGTGATTGTACAGGGACACCCTCGTGTTAAGGTAGGTTTTAATTAAGTATATACCACTAGGACAtgagaaaaaatataaaatatcggAGGCATGGAGCTTAATGAATAATTTATAAAGCAATAATATTCAGGAGTTGTAAAGCAGTTGTATATAAATAAAGGCATCGTGTGCAGTGGTCTTCCCAACACAATCAAACATCATGGCTTGTCCACAAATGAAACCATCCATGCTTTCTATTTTGTTGACATTTCTTTTTTGCATTTGTGGAAAGTTTGTTTCTGGTGAATACGCCAAGTTTGAGAAATTAGTATTGCCTGAGGGTGTCATCGGCCCTGAGGCAGTCACATTTGGTGGAGTTGCGGCCCCAGGGCCCTACACAATGGCCGATCAAAGGATTTTGAAATATTGGAATAACGGTACCCATGCTGGTTTTAGTACAATGTCTGTAACTTCACCACCATGGTCATTTTTCAAATTTCTACCTACGTCCAAATAATAATTACATGCATGTATGGAAGAAATAATTGTATATATGCAACTTTTTTTTTCAGGAGTGAATGGGAATGTGGAGGTGTAAGTCATGCTGATCGTAGTAGGTTGATAGGATGTGGACAGCCAGTGGATCTTAGCTATTACCCCAATAACGACGTTTTGTACATTAGTGATGCAGAATTCGGAATTCTATCTGTGGGCATGGAGGGCGGCCTTGCATCTGTACTCGTGGCGGGAGAGTATAATAATACTAATGGCATTGACGTTGACTTGTTAACGGGCAATATTTATTTCAGTTCTGTAAATGTAACACCTCCAGGTTCAATGTTTCGTCTTCCAACATATAGTTTTTTGCGTTACGAACCACTTACCAAAAAGTATCGGTTTTGATGAGTAATCTCGGAGACTGCGGTGGTCCAGCGGTCAGCATCGATGGTACATTTGTTCTTGTACCTGACAATTTTAATTCCCGGGTTCTAAAATATTGGCTGGTGGGGCCCAAAGCAGACACGAATGAAGTTTTGATGAACTTACCTGGGAAGACAAATAGAATAAAGCGGGGAGAAACACCCGGAGAATTTTGGGTGGCAGCTTCAAGATGGATAGATGTAAAAGAAGGAAAGATGTTTGCTTCTGCCGGGATGCGCTTCAATTCAGACGGAGTAGTGCTGGAAACGATTGACTTTTTTGCTCAATACACTGATAATCAAGCTAGTGTGGTTCAAGAAAAGGATGGAAAACTCTATGTGGGCTCTTATTTAACCAATTTCATAGGTGTCTACTCTAATTAGATAGACACCCATGCACCTCTGCCTAGCCTTGTACTACCGAATGGAGTAAATGATATGATTTGTATAATAATAGAATAAAAAAGGCAACCTGATTTCCTTCTTTATCATGCTCGTATGTAACACTTGACAAGATAAATGGTTATAATTTACGATATTTATACTAAATTAATAGTGTTTATTCGAAAAGCAAATATCGGATTAATTAGATCAAACCAAATAATGACAGAGCCAAAGTACAACTGAATCAAGTATAGAAACATATAGAAAATATATAGTTGAGACTATTTGAAAATTGAAACAGCACCCAAAATGATCATAAAGGGATTAAAAAACTTGAAATCCGTAAACAACTTAACCAACCTTAATTTATGTTGCATCTGTACTATATATCTAATTAATTTGTTATAATTTGCTTTACTTGTGTTTTGATACAAAACCCTAACCAGATTTTATAAGTTATAACTTGATTTGTTGCTTTTTCCTAAGAATGGAAAGTAATTCCTCCCTAATATGGTCGTGCATATTGAAAAATGGTTTCTATTTTGGTTGCATTTCTGAAACCTTTTATTTCTGATCAATTTGTCAAACACCACGGCTACGTGTTCTCCTTGACGCCTTGTACTACCAAATAATGCTGACATCAAAATAAAACTTGATTTTTATTTATAGCTTGGGTCTCTGTTAACCTTACAAGTTACCTCATTGTCATAAGTATTTCCTACAAAATTAACTTTTATAATTGTTTTTAGTTAAGAAAGATTGTAAACGGATGTTGCTCATTCTGCAGAGTATTTATTTGCATCCTCTCTAGTTTTTGTAATTTCCTTCCAGTTAATGCATGCAGAAGCACAAAGAAGAATTGTTACTTGGATTTAGCGTAACTTTATATAACCGCAAGTCCAAAAGGCAGATTGAACTGTGTTTCGGATATAATCCAAATCCTACATCACAATTATTATTATTGGAACAATTTAACCAAATAATAAACGGTCATCCTAGGgcacaacacagccaaaatactCCTGGAACCAAGCAGAAACACAGATTGGAAATTGAATTCATTCTCTGAACACCTCAAAGCATTTGGTCTTTTTGCTTTCCTATGCTTTAATATTATTGGGGAAAGCAAACCACTACTACAAAAAAGAGCATTACCGACCGCCAAAACCGTTGGTAGTCCGTCGCTAATAGGCTTTACCGATGGAATTTCAACAGACCC
The genomic region above belongs to Lactuca sativa cultivar Salinas chromosome 4, Lsat_Salinas_v11, whole genome shotgun sequence and contains:
- the LOC111883034 gene encoding strictosidine synthase codes for the protein MVSASSDHSTGNHQDSEQGHPRVKFVSGEYAKFEKLVLPEGVIGPEAVTFGGVAAPGPYTMADQRILKYWNNGTHAGFSTMSVTSPPWSEWECGGVSHADRSRLIGCGQPVDLSYYPNNDVLYISDAEFGILSVGMEGGLASVLVAGEYNNTNGIDVDLLTGNIYFSSFFALRTTYQKVSVLMSNLGDCGGPAVSIDGTFVLVPDNFNSRVLKYWLVGPKADTNEVLMNLPGKTNRIKRGETPGEFWVAASRWIDVKEGKMFASAGMRFNSDGVVLETIDFFAQYTDNQASVVQEKDGKLYVGSYLTNFIGVYSN